The proteins below come from a single Drosophila busckii strain San Diego stock center, stock number 13000-0081.31 chromosome X, ASM1175060v1, whole genome shotgun sequence genomic window:
- the LOC108605046 gene encoding GATA zinc finger domain-containing protein 10, giving the protein MIINAPPMKQKHLVPVAVESPAPAAAAAAAPPPTELRSKLQVQDAKPLQVTGFITKSGNIYEIEDKRGLGHIEARQAAASEQQQPEEQSQIVCNYGNVVIYSDVPCEQVTNVQVGEVQPLQPEAEVAAMDAANATSAAVNPNTPRGQQGGLQRRRQQQQQQKRRRISNNNRQRQRQRIRNGNGNGVRRVQQQQRRRRPNQRRGNGNGNGLRRPLTKQQQQRRRQQQRRRRLQQQRRRQQQPQRRRQQQQQRL; this is encoded by the coding sequence ATGATTATCAATGCGCCGCCCATGAAGCAAAAGCATCTGGTGCCAGTTGCTGTGGAGTCGCcagcgccggcagcagcagcagcagcagcgccgccgccaactGAGCTGCGCTCCAAGCTGCAGGTGCAGGATGCAAAGCCGCTGCAGGTGACTGGCTTCATTACCAAGTCGGGCAACATTTATGAGATCGAAGATAAGCGCGGCTTGGGTCACATTGAAGCGCGtcaggcggcggcgtcggagcagcagcagcccgagGAGCAGTCGCAGATTGTTTGCAACTATGGCAATGTGGTCATCTATAGCGATGTGCCTTGCGAGCAAGTGACCAATGTCCAAGTGGGCGAggtgcagccgctgcagccTGAAGCTGAAGTGGCTGCTATGGACGCGGCTAATGCCACAAGCGCTGCGGTGAATCCAAATACGCCACGTGGACAGCAGGGAGGACTGCAGCGTCgccgtcagcagcagcagcagcagaaacgtcgacgcatcagcaacaacaatcggcagcgtcagcgtcagcgcatACGTAACGGTAATGGCAACGGCGTTAGAcgcgtgcagcagcagcagcgacgtcgacgtccCAATCAGCGTcgcggcaatggcaatggcaatggcctGCGTCGTCCTTtgaccaagcagcagcagcagcgtcgccgtcagcagcagcgtcgtcgtcgtctgcagcagcagcgacgtcgccagcagcagccacagcgacgccgccagcagcagcagcagcgtcta